The DNA segment tcgttatggatgaactaacaagttcacttcaagatggtataccatggtacatgctgtttgcagatgatattgtgttggttgatgagacgaaagaaggagtggagatgaagttggaactatggaggcaaactctagaatccagaggctttaagttgagtcgaagtaagacagaatattttgagtgtaagtttagcggtcgtaggagtagggaggcagggacaatcaccctagatgggagagttgttcaggcctcggattgcttccggtatttaggatctattatccaaacggatggagaagtagatggagatgttgctcataggattaaagctgggtggtcgaagtggaagagtgctacgggtttcctttgtgatcccggcatgcctaatagattgaagggaaaattctaccggacggcaattagaccagcattgttatatggtacggagtgttgggcagtgaaacactgccacatccataagatgtcggtggcggagatgcgtatgttgagatggatgtgtggtcacacgagaaaggaccgggtgcgtaatgaaataattaggacaaaagtaggggtcacatctattgagaataaaatgagagaaaaccgactaaggtggtttggccatgtgagacgtagagcgcttgatgcgccggttaggagaaccgaagagtggcaaagggatgtagtggtgaggggtaggggaagacctaagcaaacttggaggagggtgatcgagagtgatatgagtttattgggaattgaggaaaatatggtagtggataggacggagtggagggagcgaatctgtgtcgctgacacgacttgattttcacggttttatatgatggttcatgttagccgaccccgaatcatttcgggactaaggctttgttgttgttgttgttgtatcatCAATTAAGAAGTTATAGCTAAAGAGGAAGTTTCAATTAAGCTAAAACCATAGCCGGAATTGGAATAGTTTGTGTTTTCCCCCGGAAACGGTTTCCTAAACCAGAAAAATGTTTCCTATTTTCGGTATGTAGGGTTCCGTTTCTGAAACAGACACGAAATTTCCACAACTGAAGAAGAAGCTTGAGGGAATGGATATGATGTGTATTCCTATATCATATTTCCCTCCACTGGTTGGAATCTAGCTTCACATGGAACATCAAATTACTTTGATTAAAAGCTATTGCTCAAACAAACATGTTaagcataataataataataataataataataataataacatgatTTCTGGGCCTCTtgggaaaaataaaaagaaagaaaagagttGACTGGATTTATTAAGTTAGCTTTCATTTCATGAATGCAAGAACACATTCTGTCAATTTAACTCATATTTAAGACCCAGGCCTCCCAattacagaagaagaagaccaCATCTTCTAGTCCAATAACAGATGTAAGCATTTGAAAAATGACAGTACAAGCTTAAGCTAAAAGGGAACAACCATTGAACAATATTCAATAACCTGAATTCTTAAATTGGTTATAACGTTGCAAAGTGTATCATCACAACAGCTAGAAGACGTTGCAAATCGAAGAGAGGATTACCAGCATTTAGAATACTGTATCTGTTGCCATGTATGGAATAGAGTAGTGTAAATTGCACACAATTTTGATTCGAGGCACCACAGCTTCTTCAGTAAGCCTATTGCACTCTTAAAAATAGATATCACTATAGACACTTACGAATCCTTCAAGCGGATTAAGCTCAAAGTTCACTGAATGAAGAAGCATTGTGTTTCTATATGCACTCAGATAGTCAGATCCATGATTCTTGATTGTGTCATCCAAgtatctgaaaaagaaatggCAAAACATACTTTTAACAATCACATAGACTAAGACTGTTGCATCCTCTAGTTCTCCAAGAAGTCAAAATTATTCAGTGTAAAACACCTCTGGCAACAGTTACCAAAATATTTATCTTAAGAAATTCTCAAACAAAGCAATAAGGTCAAATATTCAGTTAAACCACACCACAATTACACTTTTTTTCATGGTTCCAAAATTATGTTAAAAGATAGTAGTACTGCACATTAGAAATTGAAGATGATCTCATAGTTATTGCAGCAGCGATGGATATAGCTGCATGCAATCATCAGAAAATCATTGCTCCCAATTCTTTTCCTTCATTATGCAAGGGGGCTACAACCTTCTATACCAGTAATTTGGATCCACCCAGTGTGTAACTATCAAAAAGCCATATTTACTGCTAACCACTCGCATGTAACCATCGGAACTTCTTGGTATAAATCCTAGGTTAATTGTTAAATAAGGTTATGATCCTCTTGCTCAGCAAATTGATGTATGCTATTATCTCTATTCTCTATGATTATCATAGTACCATCACATTTTATAGACCCGCAATAGCATAAAGAGAAAACCAAAACAATCACATGatgaaaacaaacaaacaagcaAGTTCTTCAAGTGAGCAGGGTGATTACGTTACAAGGCTCTTTGTGTATAAATGCTATATATCACATTAAGCAACCAATACAATAACTAATTTGTTTAAACGATGAACCGCACAAGATTCGAATTAAGCAGTATTAAAAGTTATATATCAAGTACAATATAAAGGCTACACAAATAACAGCACAAGAGAAATCAAATAGCCCTGAAGTACCTGTTGACAACTTGACAGGATAAATCACAATTATCAATATCCAATGTAACTAGGATCCCCAACATACTCCGCAACTTGTTCGAGTTTGACATTAAGCAACTCATGAGTATCTAAATCTTGTACAACCCCAGTTTCTCGATCCAAATCCCTCTTAACCAAATTCCCATAAGCACCCTTATGTTTACCATACAGAACAAGAACAGGACCGGCTCGTCGCGGTAATGCAGTCTCAAGAAGGTCCTGGTTCACTCCTTGTACTAACTCCTTAGTATCATCCATGGAGATATCACACACATAAGGACCAACCACATCTACCACCTCCCCCTTCTTCAAATAAAATCTTCCTCCTTTCAAATCCTTGCTGATTATCCTCACCCGAATATGATTCCTGAGCCATCGCATTCTTTCATCTTTCGATTGATTACTATCTCTCCTCAAACTCACTCTGCTTGCTTCAGCTGATTTAGAAATGCGTTTCTCATTGTCTCTACCTTTTAGTTGATTGGTCTCTATCTGTAAAGCCTTCAACTTCCTCAAGCacttctcttcttccttagatCCCAAATCAGCAATATCAGAAATCCGCAGTTTGAGCTCTTGTTTAGTTTCTGAAAGCTTCACAACAACACAATCATCATCTAGTCTCTCTAAAATTTTACACTTCGAGCCAAAAATATCTCTTCCACCATCAATGACTCTCACCTCTTTACCAACAGAAAACCCATCAGCATGCCCACCTCTGtctcttttcttctcttttggCTTGTCCGTATCCTTAACAGATTTATTACTAGTATTGGAAGCAGAAGCAACAAAGCCCAAACCTTCTTTATCGGTTCTCTTATGGTATTCCTTCACTTTGACATCTCCCTTGGCGTTTTTGCCTATTCCTCTTCCTTCATACCAACCATAACCAGCCATTAAAGCCTCAGCAAACCCTTCTACAGTAACACCGTTAAATTCCTCCAATCCCCGATCTTCCGGCAATCGCTGGAGATCATATCTCAGTTTCTCCAACATATTATCAGCACCCTTATGCTTCTGCTGACCTTTTACTCCTGCTCCTCCATCAGCATCCCCATCGGCGTTACTCTGCTCCCGGATATTAAGACCGTAGCCCATAGTATTATCATCACCACCATCTGCGCCAGTAGCGATCTCGAAACGGAGGCCTTCGCTGCCGGATTGAAGAGAGGGAAGGAGTTCAATGTTCTTCATACGCTTGTGAGGGCGCCATTCGTTCTCTTGCGGTGGGATTATAGTCCGATTAGAACTGGCTAGGGTTTTTGAAGGATCAAATTCAGTGACATATTGTTTTTCAGCGCCATTGTTTTTGCCTAAAACGTCGAATTCAGAAGAGGCTTTAGGTTTGTGAGAGGATTTGGGGGCTGATTTTGCAGGAATTGAGAAGGAGAGCTTCATTGTTGCTCAATTTCAACGGTGAAAGATCGGCGAGATGATTCTAATAGCAAGAAACTACCTGCTTCGTTTCACAATGGGCATATGGCCGTTTCAGGCGGCTATGTTATGGAGGGTCTTGACATCCATTTTAAaaagggcttaatacatcaacaATACAGCTCAACTTGTCTCAAAGTTTGATTTACATAGACAATACTCCTCAACCAGTTTGCTTAAAATAATCTGAGGTTTGCTATTCTGTTGCGATAGCTACAAGGATAAAAGTataagggataaggtatcaaaatatacctaaagttttttttttttttttatggaactgtcaatttaggttcaacgttcaaaatagcaccaagaGATAAGGTGCCAAAATAGACCTAACGTTTTTGGAAAAGtgtcaatttaggctcaacgttcaaaataacaccaatataggcttaacgtttacaatatatcatcaatttaggcctcacgtataaaatagcaccaatatagacttaacgtttacacaataatacgaatttaaggttaacgttttacaaaatatatacaatttaatcTAAActtcacaattaaattaaccatattatattcaaaatatctatgactcctaaattcaatggctcatgtaatatatgtaaactaaaagtaatttaaaattgCGATGTTTatcttaaattgtatatattttgtaaaacgttaagcttaaattcgtattattttgtaaacgttaagcctatatttatgctattttgtacgtgagacttaaattgatgctatattgtaaacgttaagcttaaattgatattatgttgtaaacgttaagcctatattagtgctattttgaacgttaggtctaaattggtacttccccaaaaaccttaggtctattttggtaccttatcccaaaatATAATaatcgagaattattattcaaggtttggtacgtgggatatggatatggataaaataatatattttactattttaacattatctaaactatataacattaatttgagggataatgtgatcttttccatcctattaaaatcgcaggagcttatcacACCTCCTTGTACCACTCCCCTCTTGGATATAGGATTTGTGGGATAAAatctgtctcactcttctatttCTCAAACAAACACAGagtaacttatctcgtgttttttatccatatctcacctcttatatcccttctaacaaacaccccgttagTGATTTGAATTTGTTTAGAGAGATCTACCGACCCTTTAAATTTTATTACAGTATTCCATTTGCTCCATGTATTTAAAGTGGTATAAAtttcaatttatccaaatatattaaaaaaatttgaaacttAAAAGATAAAGGTCTAATTCGTGATTATAAGTccttaaaacaaattaattatttgttttatatatggaaaaattacaaaattgggtcaaatgggagactcgtttatatttttaatccatttactcagcctactacatatctagactatgtttgtgtgactttcccaaaataccctcaatatgtttgtaattttacggCGCGATTGTCTCCCTCccatctgacttcgcagatttttGCGATATGCGAcgtctgcgaagctaatgtttggtttagttgatgattttaattcgcATATGTGAAATCTGaacgtgtttttaacaaaattcgcgaagtggtatataacaaaaaagacCAAACAATAAGGGAttctaacattatcaaaatttataacaagattgccataataaactcctaacaatcatttcaaagtgaacgtGACGAATCTGGACGGAAATTTCTCTCTGtattggaagtccagaccttttgggatgagaaatagAAGTCCGGACCTTTTGGGATGTCTCCCATGGtacacaacaagattgccactataaactcctaacaaaccATTTTAAAGTGAACGTGACGAATCTGGATGGGAATTTCTCCATGTATCAGAAGTAAAGCCATTCCCTCTACACCCCAGTACACCGTCTTCCTGCGgtatgttatgtattcaaccaccttcagaaatttaatcgtgttagacagaaaaaaggaagatttggcttcgcgaaatgaggattcgcgaagtatgcgaatataaatgtgcaaggaagatgatgattttacttcgcgaaacgatgatttcgcgaagtttgcgaggagaaatgtgacgctctgacttcgcgaaaatggattacgcgaagtctgcgagggaaAAATCATGAACTTTATCCTCGCAGACTTCGTGTAATCATCGTTTTGCGAAGTTAAATCGACACCTTTCAAGCCCTTTCTTCTCGCAGACATTCGCGAAAACGGCATACTCTGAGTGAATTTCTGGAAGAGAAACCGCAGAGAAAGcagtatatacttacatttttcgacaAAAAtcatatgataaactgggaaaaacgatgagaataacgtagaataataatttcttcgaTCCACGCAAGAAGAAATAAACCAAGAGACAAACaaaaacaggaagatgaagaacaatgacttcgttttctagcAATAGGAatatgaagaatcaagagatgaagagaggaagaagagaaagacatggtgatgtggagaaatggtgcagatttcgcgaAATATAAAGGAAGAGATGAAGATCAAAGGTATGGCAGAGCAACCGTTCGAGTAAGGAAGAGAAGAGGGAAGGGAGAAGATGAAAGGGTgggggtattttggaaaagtcacacaaacataGTCTACGTATGTAGTATGTTGAGTAAGtgggttaaaaatataaatggatctcccatttgacccaattttataatttttcctttatatatttttatagtatttttatagatttataGACTTAATCGCGATATTTAAGTAAATTTAGGAAGCCCCGAGAAGTTCGATACCTTGGAGATGTTATCAAATCTCACAACCCTAATTTGGCATTTCTTATTGAAACTCTAGTTCTTGGTTCGAAGATTGAAATGTTACGACGAAAATTTAATTTTGAAGGAAAGTTTGTTGTTGACTGTAATGGGCATAGTGGCGGCTTGGCTGTGCTCTGGAGGAATAGCCTGGATGTCAGCATTTCAGGGTATTCAAATCATCATATTGAGGTAACTGTCCGGGACTTGGTGCATGGGGATTGGAGGTGTGtctatttttatggttttgccAACAGGAATGATCACAGGAAATCTTGGAGTTTGCTTAATGCAATCGCATCCTCCTCTATCCTCCCTTGGGTAATCCTGGGAGATTTCAACTGTATTCTAGACCAATCTGAGAAGAGAGGGGGTGCAACATTCCCTGCTTATTTAATTAGAGCTTTTGTTGATGCTCTGTTGCAAAATTCTCTTCATGAGATTCCCCTTAAAGGCAGTAATTTCACATGGGACAGAGGGCGTGGTACTGATCACTGGGTTCAGGAAAGGCTGGATAGGGCTTTTGCCTCGACATCCTGGATTAATCTATTTCATGATTTCACTCTGTAGAATCTGATCAGCCCATACTCGGATCACTCACTGATCATGCTCAAAAAGGAGACTTACACGCAAACCAAAACTAAGCAGTGGTTCAGGTTTGAGATGGGTTGGATCCGGGAAGTTGGCTTCACGGATTTCGTTCGGTCTAGTTGGGAGAGGACTAGACGAGTTGGGATAGTGCCGAAGCTTGAAGCTTGTGCATCGGCTATGGGTCAGTGGGGGCGAAACTATAAGCAACGCTTCACAAAGAAAATCTCACGGTACAAGACTGATCTGTTGAGGCTCAGGGATCGCACAGATAGCGATTCAATTACTAAATATGGGGAAATTAGAAAACACCTCGAGCAGGTTCTTGAAATGGAAGAAGATTATTGGAGGCAACGGTCAAAGACCTTCTGGATGGTGGAGGGAGACAGAAATTCAAAGTATTTTCACGCATGTGTAAGAGCCCGGAAGAAAGCTAATAGAATAAATTCATTGAAGAATGAATTGGGAGATCAGTGTGCTGAGGCCGACGGTATGAATTCTATCGCCAAGAACTACTTTGATAAATTGTTCTCTGCTTTTAATGCTTTAAATTATGACATTGTGGATGTGGTACCAACCCTGGTGACTGTTGCTTTTAATGATGTGTTGATTGCTCCGTTTGATATTGAGGAATTTAGAATTGCTATTTTCCAAATGCATCCAGATAAATCCCCAGGGCCTGATGGGCTTAACCTTGGATTCTTCCAACACTTTTGGAAGTTAATTGGGCCGGAAGTCTTTAACGCGTGTGTCAGTTGGCTGTCCCGTAATGAATTCCTTGCTTTCCTAAATGATACCATAATTGTTTTGATTCCAAAGTGTGACCAGCCTGAGGCTATGCCTGACCTTAGGCCCATCTCCCTATGCAATGTCTTGTACAAATTGATTGCAAAGGTCTTAGCCAATCGGCTCAAAATCATCCTACCTGACATCATTTCTGAAAGCCAATCGGCTTTTGTCACGGGTTGAAGTCTTGTGGATAATGTGTTTATTGCTTTTGAATCTCTGCATTACATGCAAAAGAAAAAATTGGGTCAAATTGGTAATGTTGCACTGAAATTAGATATCAGTAAAGCCTACGATCGAGTTGATTGGGGTTTTCTGAGAGCCGTTATGATCAGAATGGGTTTCCATGACAAGTGGATTGAGTGGATTATGCTATGTGTCTCAACTGTCTCTTACTCTATGGCTGTGAATGATAACATGATTGGCCCAATTATCCCTAACCGTGGGCTTCGCCAAGGTGACCCCCTCTCCCCGTACCTGTTTATTCTGTGCTCGGAAGTTCTGTCTAGAATGCTAAGCCAGGCCGAAACAAATGGCACCCTTAGAGGTTGTTGTATCGCTCGTGGGGCGCCTAGTATCACACATCTTCTATTTGCTGATGACAGCTTCCTTTTTTTCAATGCCTCTATGGGGGAGGGTCAGATTGTGCTAAATATCTTAAAAGATTATGACCATGCTTCGGGTCAGGCAATCAATGTGCAAAAATCCAGAATCTTCTTTAGTGAAAATGTTGCGCAGGACACTAGAGCCGCCATCTGCTCCTTATTAAGTGTGTCTGCGCCCCTTAACACGGGAAGATACTTGGGCCTCCCCTCTTTGATTGGCCGCTCAAAAACAGAAGTGTTTAAATTCCTTACAGGGAGATTACGTAAGAGGCTTGGTAGTTGGAGTGTTCGGTTCCTCTCAAATGCAGGCAAGGAGGTACTTCTGAAATCGGTTGCACAGGCTCTCCCCACATTCTGCATGAGCGCCTTCCTGATCCCAAAATTTATCTGTGATGAAATGCAGAAGTTAATGAACTCCTTCTGGTGGGGTATGAAGGAGAACGGCATGAAGAGCATTCATTGGTTTAGCTGGCAAAACCTGTGCTATAGGAAGGAAAAAGGTGGCCTGGGCTTCCGAGATCTTCGGGAGTATAACTTAGCCTTGTTGGGAAAACAGGGGTGGCAGCTTGTCAATAACCCTCACACGGTGGTCAGTAggatgttcaaagctaaatattatccgAGAAATACTTTCCTGACCTCTAAATTGGGCACTAATCCCAGTTATGTTTGGAGGAGCATGTGGAGTTCTAGAGAAGTGTTGGAGATAGGGCTGAGATGGAGAATGGGAAATGGAATCGAGATGTCTATTTGGGGCGATCCTTGGCTTAGAAAggataaaatgtttaaaatttgGACCCCAAAACCGGATGAGATGGAGAATGGGCCCGTGGCAAGCCTCTTTCTTCCGGGGACTAGGGTTTGGGATAGAGGCAGGTTAGCTGCTTTGTTTTCACCGGAGGAGGTTGATGTTGTACTATCCATTCCCATTCCGATTAATCCACGTAACGACAGGCTCATTTGGCATTTTACTAAAGATGGCTGCTACTCAGTCAAATCCGGATATAGGCTTCTTGAAGATAGTCGGGGCTCTCGTGTGGCGTTGAACGGATGGAAGAGACTATGGGAACTAAATATCCCACCAAAAGTTAAAAGCTTTTTGTGGAAACTGGCCTCTAATATTCTCCCTACGTGTTGGCGTCTAAGATCTAAGCATGTGAATATTCCGTATGATTGTCCTATGTGTAAATCTGATATTGAACATGATTGGCATCTGTTTATCTCTTGCCCATATGCAGCTGCTTGTTGGGCATATATGGGGTTGCCTGCCCCGGATGAATTTCAGGATAGTCTTGCTGATTGGTTTCTGAATATTTGTGATTCAATGTGTAACAATATTGCAGGGGATGCTGGAATAATCTTGTTGGCAATCTGGACTCAGAGAAACAATCTTGTCTGGAACGGAAACTGTCTAACGCCCCAGGCTGCCATCAACTCGGTTCGTCGTATCTGTTTTGATTGGAGGGTCACACGTGTTCAGAAAACAGCTGATGCCTTTAATGGCGCTGCTACATCCGGTTCTGGGGGGAATTGCTCACACACATGCTGTTCCTGAACAGGTATCAGATATTGCTGCAGGACTCGGGCTTGCTGCTGCTGCAGTTTTGAATATTGCTGGGATTTCTGGTGAGAACTTTGCTGTGGATTTAAACTTGGTCGCGGCATGTGGAATGGTTATGGCTTCGAACCCTGTCATTGTTGCGAGAACTGTCGCTCCTGGCGAGGAGAGTCTGCGGACTGATGATCAAGGGCTTGATGTAGGGGCTGGTAGCGGTGCGGATGACATTGCAGATTGGGACGGAATGGCGGGTACAGCAGGTGCTGCACTTATAAATAATGCAGCTGGTGCTGCGCTTTCTGCCCCCGAAGACCCTCGCACGGATGGAGAAAGGGCTGATGCTGAATGGGCGGTAAATGACGCGGGATTTGCTGCGAGGTTCCGGCTCGGTTGCGTCTGCTGGCGTAATGAGTTGGGAGAAGCCGCCTTTGGGTTCGTTGAAATGCAATGTGGACGGTTCTATCTTCAGGATTGAGAAAAAATGTGGATTGGGAGCAGTCCTTCGTGATTCAGATGGAAGATGTTGCAGATACATGAGCTTGTGGTACCCGGGAGTGTTTGATCCAGGGATAGTTGAGGCGGTGGCCCTTCGGCAGAGTTTAATATGGGTCATATCTCTTAATCTCCATAATGTCATCTTTGAAACAGATGCCAAAACAATTGTCAACAGCCTCAAATCCACTGCGGAGGATATCTCGGACTTAGGAGGCATTGTTCAAGAATGCAAAAGCCTCCTATCTTTATCGCAAAGTTTTGATGTTCGTTTTGCGCCCCGTCAATTGAATAAGGCAGCACATGCCATAGCTAGAAATGCTTTGTCAAATGCTAGTTTTGCTTCTAGCACTTCCTTGCCTATTTGGCTTGAGGTTATCTTATGTAAGGATACAATTAATTCTCAATAAAGCCTCCTTttccgtaaaaaaaaaaaagtaaatttagGAAGCAAATTTAGGAAGCTAATGAAATACTAACATTTAAATTGAAGAGTCCAATCAaaattttttgaacaagtttatAAACGCAAATGATGTATTACCTTTACGGTTGATTATGATTACTATTAATCTCAACCACCCAATTATATTAACAAGCAATTCAATTATTTTACCGGTTAATTGTTGTTTCGGTCTTCTACTCTCTCTCCATCTTTCTTTAACACGATGCATCTCCTCACAGCATCTCTGCTTCAGTCGCCTTTCATTGGTTACATTCTCAACCATGTCGGCTCTTCGGCAATCTCGTGTCTCTTTTACAATTGGTGATCTTTTGGATAGATTAGAAACAACAGGAACATGAATATTAGGTAATTTTTGCTAATTTTGTTTGGTTTTGGTAGAATCTTACATTTCTGTTCCTTtggtcaatttcaagctttaaattcttaaaatatcatttctgATTTGTTTGCTTTATCTGCTTCTGATTTTGGGTGATGGATTTTGTTTCTTTCTATTATATACCTTTGTTATATAGCCGAAATTTTCTTTAACTCCAACTATGGAAGTCCTCATACAATGCCATTTCTCTTCCTCTCTTGCTGATTCTGAACTCCTCTTCAGAAATCAGGCTTTCTAAGTCGTTTTGATTCTGCAAATTTCCACCATTTTGCTGCTTGGTGCTCCAGGTCGGCACCCAGatgttttattaataatttgtaTCAGACTTAACTTAACCCAATGATAAACAACTAGGTCGAATTTTAGAGTCAGTAATACTACATTTAGTTTCTACACTTTCACCCGATTGACTTTACTGTTAAATCAGTAGCTGGAAATTTATGGGTAACCTTTGTTGATTTAAACCGTTCAAACTGTGCTCATTTTCATAGGACTTCATGTTTTAATTCGCCAATGGATAAAATGGGAATTTGAAAATTGGGTTCACTATACTCAAGCTTTTTGAAGAAATGACTTATTCAAAACCCCCAGGGCTTGAAAGTTTCTCTGGGATAGAGAAAACATGTTCACTGGCAGGAGTTGATTTGGATTTGGGATATTCATAGCATAAATTATATAGCAATTTTCTTTCAGGTTTACGTAATTATTAGGAATTGAAATGATCAATTAAGATAATTTGTTGAGCAGAGAGGGAAGTCATTTTCTTTGAAGCATTGTGCAATTTCTCTTACTTTGGCAATTGGATTAATTACTGGATCACCTTTATTCAATTGGTCTGGTAATGCACATGCATCTAGTCCTGCATTGCATGTTCTGGCCGTGTTAATATCTAAACCACCGATTAAGGACCGAGGAGCACTCTTAACATATGCATTTCCAATTGACAGTATAGCTATAAAGGAAGTGCAGAAACCACTTGAAGATATCACAGAAAGACTCAAGATTGTTGTAGTCAAGACACTTGATTTTGTGGAAAGAGTAAGACTCCTTAAACCCTTTTTGGCTTTTGGATGAATACAATATGTGGTAATGGCTTTATTCTCTTAAgagatttttctttgtttataaTCTTAGGTTAATGGTAACATGAAAAATATTTGCATATCTCTTGATCCCTTAAAAGCATGAAAAGAGTTTTATCATCTCAGACCTGACTAAATGAAAAGAGTTTAATCATCTCAGACCTGACTGAATCAAAGAAGGACCATGGAGTATAACTACTTGACAAGCTAGAAGCTGGAATGAATGAGCTTCAACAG comes from the Euphorbia lathyris chromosome 5, ddEupLath1.1, whole genome shotgun sequence genome and includes:
- the LOC136229271 gene encoding protein MOS2-like encodes the protein MKLSFSIPAKSAPKSSHKPKASSEFDVLGKNNGAEKQYVTEFDPSKTLASSNRTIIPPQENEWRPHKRMKNIELLPSLQSGSEGLRFEIATGADGGDDNTMGYGLNIREQSNADGDADGGAGVKGQQKHKGADNMLEKLRYDLQRLPEDRGLEEFNGVTVEGFAEALMAGYGWYEGRGIGKNAKGDVKVKEYHKRTDKEGLGFVASASNTSNKSVKDTDKPKEKKRDRGGHADGFSVGKEVRVIDGGRDIFGSKCKILERLDDDCVVVKLSETKQELKLRISDIADLGSKEEEKCLRKLKALQIETNQLKGRDNEKRISKSAEASRVSLRRDSNQSKDERMRWLRNHIRVRIISKDLKGGRFYLKKGEVVDVVGPYVCDISMDDTKELVQGVNQDLLETALPRRAGPVLVLYGKHKGAYGNLVKRDLDRETGVVQDLDTHELLNVKLEQVAEYVGDPSYIGY